Proteins encoded within one genomic window of Armatimonadota bacterium:
- a CDS encoding VOC family protein → MATVRYLVDDVDAVLEFYTARLGFELEKRWGPPFAILRRGDLR, encoded by the coding sequence ATGGCTACCGTGCGTTACCTTGTTGACGACGTAGATGCGGTCCTCGAGTTCTACACAGCGAGGCTCGGGTTCGAGCTTGAGAAACGGTGGGGGCCGCCCTTCGCGATTCTCCGCAGGGGTGATTTGCGTTAG